A genome region from Candidatus Manganitrophus noduliformans includes the following:
- a CDS encoding 6-phosphofructokinase codes for MDFQREELRFVMVEGLVAYGEAMARRTPPEGATFPPLAAAADRVRTAREAIPKVRAFVDRAQQGCPDAEAYRTARQSLIDEGCGGDLIVFFAAWNAVLAEGGLAPLLRGPIGSVQKPLGRRPVAIVPRTQLTPQLAEGRIVLDLGDDRFWLLPRNLAGRSLLFTMRHGVSRVESKTHRVGCRLANTLESGKGIPKADAVGAALARMVGVVGQQLDFLHLENYLDPKSFKHLISSSPNTRQLFERVAGALISNDQEVQPATVDPALASQDFGWVTGLEKAAEAEEAGRAFGVDAKSAKRLIKNPLYCYPGGNSFFDLYVDVVDGIHRIARSHQGGVASLYTHSSTLRALITYLDPRPFHEAFSEFGEYKEGQDNVVLLAYENGQLSGYSTAVGLSERERTAREAWISVERERAGRVTLRPNQLRQVVALVSGGDFAGAGAALKELRACGDRLGIAVHFVRHGFLGLANNWIEQFTEREMRGMAGVASSPIGSSRFEDFKDEEVQRVVMRNLAPYLENGALVVMGGDGSLRGARVLFEKFGVQVVGLPGTIDDNLAGTTSLGFHSAVALANHSLESLKATSAAMGSVFFVEVMGAGAGHLALACAYQARAEGILVNEHPDPDAYIDQVILGNLKRSMGVPNKSHLFIVAEKTPHRHHPLGGVHGLVDYIAQTIAKWPSARSAQGDYRLTVATKATILGHTLRGAPPTPIDRTLAQHFAYETLHRLVERPESAVGCLLACRVEGAVEAIPLHSITPKPFDWELFSRMHGNINPIRN; via the coding sequence ATGGATTTTCAAAGGGAAGAACTCCGTTTCGTTATGGTGGAAGGTCTGGTCGCTTACGGTGAGGCGATGGCAAGACGGACCCCGCCCGAGGGGGCGACCTTTCCTCCTCTTGCCGCCGCGGCCGATCGCGTCCGCACGGCCCGGGAGGCGATCCCGAAAGTGAGGGCCTTCGTCGATCGGGCGCAGCAGGGATGTCCCGACGCCGAAGCGTACCGGACGGCGCGGCAATCTCTGATCGATGAAGGATGCGGCGGCGATCTCATCGTTTTCTTCGCAGCCTGGAATGCCGTTCTGGCCGAAGGAGGGCTCGCGCCGCTGCTACGGGGCCCGATCGGTTCGGTTCAGAAGCCGCTCGGCCGCCGGCCGGTGGCGATCGTCCCGCGGACGCAGCTGACGCCGCAGCTGGCGGAGGGGCGAATCGTCCTCGATCTCGGCGACGACCGCTTCTGGCTTCTCCCGCGCAACCTGGCCGGCCGAAGCCTTTTGTTTACGATGCGGCATGGGGTTTCCCGGGTTGAAAGCAAAACCCATCGCGTCGGCTGCCGGCTCGCCAATACGCTGGAATCAGGAAAAGGAATCCCGAAAGCCGACGCCGTCGGCGCCGCCCTCGCCCGGATGGTGGGGGTGGTCGGCCAACAGCTCGACTTCCTTCACCTGGAAAATTACCTCGACCCGAAGAGTTTCAAACATTTAATCAGCAGCAGCCCGAATACCCGCCAACTCTTTGAGCGGGTCGCCGGAGCGTTGATCTCGAACGATCAGGAGGTCCAACCCGCAACGGTCGACCCGGCGCTGGCGTCGCAAGACTTCGGCTGGGTCACCGGTCTGGAAAAGGCCGCCGAGGCGGAAGAGGCGGGGCGCGCCTTCGGGGTCGATGCGAAAAGCGCCAAGCGGCTGATAAAAAACCCCCTCTATTGTTACCCCGGCGGAAATTCGTTTTTTGATCTTTATGTCGATGTCGTCGACGGCATCCATCGGATCGCCCGATCCCACCAGGGAGGGGTCGCCTCGCTCTACACCCACAGCTCGACGCTCCGGGCGCTGATCACCTATCTCGATCCGAGGCCGTTTCACGAGGCCTTCTCCGAGTTCGGCGAATACAAGGAGGGGCAGGACAACGTCGTTCTTCTCGCGTATGAAAACGGCCAGCTCTCCGGCTACTCCACCGCGGTCGGCCTCTCCGAACGGGAGCGGACGGCGCGCGAGGCCTGGATCAGCGTCGAGCGGGAGCGGGCCGGCCGGGTCACCCTCCGGCCGAATCAACTCCGGCAGGTCGTCGCCCTGGTTTCCGGGGGGGATTTCGCCGGCGCCGGGGCGGCGCTCAAGGAGCTGCGCGCCTGCGGCGACCGTCTCGGGATCGCCGTTCACTTCGTCCGACACGGATTCTTAGGGTTGGCGAACAACTGGATCGAGCAGTTCACCGAGCGGGAGATGCGCGGCATGGCCGGCGTCGCCAGCAGCCCGATCGGGAGCAGCCGCTTCGAAGATTTCAAGGATGAAGAGGTGCAACGGGTCGTCATGCGGAACCTGGCCCCCTACCTCGAAAACGGCGCCCTCGTCGTCATGGGGGGAGACGGGAGTCTCCGGGGAGCCCGCGTTCTTTTTGAGAAGTTCGGCGTACAGGTCGTCGGCCTGCCGGGGACGATCGACGACAACCTCGCCGGCACGACCTCGCTCGGCTTTCACTCGGCGGTCGCGCTGGCGAACCATTCGCTCGAATCGCTCAAGGCGACGAGCGCCGCGATGGGAAGCGTCTTTTTCGTCGAGGTGATGGGGGCCGGGGCGGGCCATCTCGCGCTCGCCTGCGCTTATCAGGCCCGCGCCGAGGGGATCTTGGTCAACGAACATCCCGACCCGGACGCCTACATCGATCAGGTGATCTTGGGAAATCTGAAGCGGTCGATGGGGGTGCCGAACAAGAGCCATCTCTTCATCGTCGCGGAAAAAACACCGCACCGGCATCACCCGCTCGGCGGAGTCCACGGGCTCGTCGATTACATCGCCCAGACGATCGCGAAGTGGCCCTCCGCGCGATCGGCGCAGGGGGACTATCGCTTAACGGTCGCGACGAAGGCGACCATCCTCGGCCACACCCTGCGGGGCGCCCCGCCGACGCCGATCGACCGGACCTTGGCGCAGCACTTCGCCTATGAAACGCTCCATCGTCTGGTGGAGCGGCCGGAGAGCGCGGTCGGATGCCTCCTCGCCTGCCGGGTGGAAGGAGCGGTCGAAGCGATCCCGCTCCACAGCATCACCCCCAAGCCGTTCGACTGGGAACTCTTTTCGAGAATGCACGGAAACATCAATCCAATTCGGAATTAA